The sequence below is a genomic window from Acidobacteriota bacterium.
TGCCCTCAATCACAGCGTCCGGTGCGCGGTCACACTGGCGCTCGCCGCCGCGATGGCGCCGGGCGCCCACGCCGCCGGGTCCGGCATGCCCTGGGAAGGCCCGCTCGACCAGATCCTGCAATCGATCGAAGGGCCGGTCGCGCGTATCGTTGCCGTGATCATCATTACACTGACGGGCCTGACGCTGGCCTTCGGCGAGACATCCGGCGGTTTCCGCAAGCTGATCCAGATTGTCTTCGGACTTTCGATCGCGTTTGCCGCCACGTCCTTCTTCCTGACGTTTTTGCCTTCGGCGGCGGCGCGCTCCCTGCCATGACCGACGGCTATGAGATCCGCTGCACCGCGCGC
It includes:
- a CDS encoding TrbC/VIRB2 family protein → MLYRTVLALNHSVRCAVTLALAAAMAPGAHAAGSGMPWEGPLDQILQSIEGPVARIVAVIIITLTGLTLAFGETSGGFRKLIQIVFGLSIAFAATSFFLTFLPSAAARSLP